Proteins from a single region of Streptomyces sp. TN58:
- a CDS encoding acyltransferase family protein, with product MTASARDIAAATPADRDRYVDLLRVASLGTVIAGHWLMAAVSTDGIGNLLALVPALQPLTWALQVMPVFFFVGGFSHALSYRSLARRGEGSVYAAFLRARLRRLLRPTLAFVLVWAVVALAVQLAGHGGGTLTGAALRLVTQPLWFIGIYLAMVAFTPPLLKLHERHGWAAFAALAGAAALVDVLRFALGVPYVEFLNFALVWLAVHQLGFLRADGRIRRPALLAAGGLSGAVLLVACGPYPLSMVGMPGEKVSNMAPPTLALLCHGLWLVGAVQLAARPAGAWLRRPRVWRTVVAANGVAMTAFLWHLTAMLAVYGAQLALGRDLPAPAGAAWWAQVPVRLLAAAALTGLFVALFRRFEAPAPAHPAGPTGSAAGPVAALGITLCLLGVLGVSMTGLGGLLDGHTATLVAVPVTAPAAIAMALGGAFLVERSATVRRVRLRG from the coding sequence ATGACAGCCAGCGCACGCGACATCGCCGCCGCCACCCCAGCCGACCGCGACCGGTACGTCGACCTGCTGCGCGTCGCCTCGCTCGGCACCGTCATCGCCGGGCACTGGCTGATGGCCGCCGTCAGCACGGACGGCATAGGGAACCTGCTCGCCCTCGTGCCCGCCCTGCAACCGCTCACCTGGGCGCTGCAGGTCATGCCCGTCTTCTTCTTCGTCGGCGGCTTCTCGCACGCGCTCTCCTACCGCTCCCTGGCCCGCCGCGGCGAAGGCTCCGTCTACGCCGCCTTCCTGCGGGCCCGGCTGCGCCGGCTGCTGCGCCCCACCCTCGCCTTCGTCCTGGTGTGGGCGGTGGTCGCGCTCGCCGTGCAGCTCGCCGGCCACGGCGGCGGCACCCTGACCGGCGCCGCGCTGCGGCTGGTCACCCAGCCGCTGTGGTTCATCGGGATCTACCTGGCCATGGTCGCCTTCACCCCGCCGCTGCTGAAGCTCCACGAACGCCACGGCTGGGCGGCCTTCGCCGCGCTGGCCGGCGCCGCCGCGCTCGTCGACGTACTGCGCTTCGCGCTCGGCGTCCCGTACGTGGAGTTCCTGAACTTCGCCCTCGTCTGGCTCGCCGTCCACCAGCTCGGCTTCCTGCGCGCCGACGGCCGGATCCGCCGGCCGGCCCTCCTCGCCGCCGGCGGACTCTCCGGAGCCGTGCTGCTGGTCGCCTGCGGCCCGTACCCGCTGTCCATGGTCGGAATGCCCGGCGAGAAGGTCTCCAACATGGCCCCGCCCACCCTCGCCCTGCTCTGCCACGGCCTGTGGCTCGTCGGCGCCGTACAGCTCGCCGCCCGGCCAGCGGGCGCCTGGCTGCGGCGCCCCCGCGTGTGGCGGACGGTCGTCGCCGCCAACGGGGTCGCCATGACCGCCTTCCTCTGGCACCTCACCGCGATGCTCGCCGTGTACGGGGCCCAGCTCGCCCTCGGCAGGGACCTCCCCGCCCCCGCCGGCGCAGCCTGGTGGGCGCAGGTCCCCGTACGGCTCCTGGCCGCGGCGGCGCTGACCGGCCTGTTCGTGGCCCTGTTCCGCCGCTTCGAGGCCCCCGCGCCCGCCCATCCGGCCGGGCCCACGGGATCCGCCGCCGGCCCCGTCGCCGCCCTCGGGATCACCCTGTGCCTCCTCGGCGTCCTGGGGGTCTCCATGACCGGCCTCGGCGGCCTCCTCGACGGCCACACCGCCACCCTCGTCGCCGTCCCGGTCACCGCACCCGCCGCGATCGCCATGGCGCTGGGCGGCGCCTTCCTGGTGGAACGGTCCGCCACGGTCCGGAGGGTTAGGCTGAGGGGCTGA
- a CDS encoding 4-(cytidine 5'-diphospho)-2-C-methyl-D-erythritol kinase, producing MSTRPETTRVESTRTAPVTVRVPAKVNVQLAVGAARPDGFHGLANVFLAVSLFDEVTATPADALTVTCEGPDADKVPLDRTNLAARAAEILAARHGLAPDVHLHIAKNIPVAGGMAGGSADGAAALLACDTLWGLNTPREELLDICAELGSDVPFSLVGGAALGTGRGEVLTPVPAGSFHWVFAVADGGLSTPAVFREFDRLTAGTEVPEPQASPALLAALASGDPEALAATLANDLQPAALSLRPSLRATLDAGLAAGALAALVSGSGPTTAFLVTDEEAALKAAAALEASGTCRATRVATSPAPGATALPS from the coding sequence GTGAGCACGCGCCCCGAGACCACGCGCGTCGAGAGCACGCGCACGGCGCCCGTCACCGTACGGGTCCCGGCGAAGGTCAACGTCCAGCTGGCGGTGGGCGCGGCCCGGCCCGACGGCTTCCACGGCCTGGCCAACGTCTTCCTCGCCGTCTCGCTCTTCGACGAGGTGACGGCGACCCCGGCCGACGCGCTCACGGTGACCTGCGAGGGCCCGGACGCCGACAAGGTCCCGCTGGACCGCACCAACCTCGCCGCGCGGGCCGCCGAGATCCTCGCCGCCCGGCACGGCCTGGCCCCGGACGTCCACCTGCACATCGCCAAGAACATCCCGGTCGCGGGCGGCATGGCGGGCGGCAGCGCCGACGGCGCCGCGGCCCTCCTGGCCTGCGACACCCTGTGGGGCCTGAACACCCCGCGCGAGGAACTGCTCGACATCTGCGCGGAGCTGGGCAGCGACGTCCCCTTCAGCCTCGTCGGCGGCGCCGCCCTCGGCACCGGCCGCGGCGAGGTCCTCACCCCGGTCCCCGCCGGCTCCTTCCACTGGGTGTTCGCGGTGGCCGACGGCGGGCTGTCCACCCCGGCCGTCTTCCGCGAGTTCGACCGCCTCACCGCCGGCACGGAGGTCCCGGAGCCGCAGGCCTCCCCGGCCCTCCTCGCGGCCCTCGCCTCCGGTGACCCGGAGGCGCTGGCCGCCACCCTGGCCAACGACCTCCAGCCGGCCGCCCTGTCGCTGCGGCCCTCGCTGCGGGCGACCCTCGACGCCGGGCTCGCCGCCGGCGCCCTGGCCGCCCTGGTCTCCGGCTCGGGCCCCACGACGGCCTTCCTCGTCACCGACGAGGAGGCCGCCCTGAAGGCGGCCGCGGCCCTCGAAGCCTCGGGCACCTGCCGCGCCACCCGCGTGGCGACCTCCCCGGCCCCGGGCGCCACGGCCCTGCCGTCCTGA
- the rsmA gene encoding 16S rRNA (adenine(1518)-N(6)/adenine(1519)-N(6))-dimethyltransferase RsmA — MSTAEQQPDNSAPSTPDALLGPADVRELAAALGVRPTKQKGQNFVIDANTVRRIVRTAEVRPDDVVVEVGPGLGSLTLALLEAADRVVAVEIDDILAAALPATIEARMPAKQDRFALVHSDAMLVTELPGPPPTALVANLPYNVAVPVLLTMLDRFPSIERTLVMVQAEVADRLAAEPGNKVYGVPSVKANWYAHVKRAGAIGRKVFWPAPNVDSGLVSLVRRIEPIKTSASKEEVFAVVDAAFAQRRKTLRAALAGWAGSAAGAEAALVAAGVSPQARGESLTVEQFAAIAEHKPAPERPAL; from the coding sequence GTGAGCACCGCAGAGCAGCAGCCCGACAATTCCGCGCCCAGCACCCCCGACGCCCTCCTCGGCCCCGCCGACGTCCGGGAGCTGGCCGCCGCCCTCGGCGTACGTCCGACGAAGCAGAAGGGGCAGAACTTCGTCATCGACGCCAACACGGTGCGCAGGATCGTGCGCACCGCCGAGGTCCGCCCGGACGACGTGGTCGTCGAGGTCGGTCCCGGCCTGGGCTCGCTGACGCTCGCGCTGCTGGAGGCCGCGGACCGGGTCGTCGCCGTCGAGATCGACGACATCCTCGCGGCCGCCCTGCCCGCCACCATCGAAGCCCGCATGCCGGCGAAGCAGGACCGCTTCGCGCTGGTCCACTCCGACGCGATGCTGGTCACCGAGCTGCCCGGCCCGCCGCCGACCGCACTGGTGGCGAACCTGCCGTACAACGTGGCCGTGCCCGTCCTGCTGACCATGCTCGACCGGTTCCCGAGCATCGAGCGGACCCTCGTCATGGTCCAGGCGGAGGTCGCCGACCGGCTGGCCGCCGAGCCCGGCAACAAGGTCTACGGGGTGCCCTCCGTCAAGGCCAACTGGTACGCGCACGTCAAGCGCGCCGGAGCCATCGGCCGCAAGGTCTTCTGGCCCGCGCCGAACGTCGACTCCGGGCTCGTCTCCCTCGTACGCCGCATCGAGCCGATCAAGACCAGTGCCTCGAAGGAAGAGGTCTTCGCCGTCGTCGACGCCGCGTTCGCGCAGCGCCGCAAGACCCTGCGCGCCGCCCTGGCCGGCTGGGCCGGCTCGGCGGCAGGCGCCGAGGCCGCGCTGGTCGCCGCGGGCGTCTCCCCGCAGGCCCGCGGGGAGTCCCTGACCGTCGAGCAGTTCGCCGCGATCGCCGAGCACAAGCCCGCACCGGAGAGGCCCGCCCTGTGA
- a CDS encoding resuscitation-promoting factor — MPADTGPSSWDTQPAVPVAVTVPAPVPRVDDRPAVRRRRAAVPAARPDTAGRDGERPGPASGPGTGRRRAPAPTPTLADGFAAGRRPRGRTAVEEPPAGTGRRRAEGPVLLGPTPPAAATGTWRRIVPQALVVAFLAGGTTAFVAADKSVRLTVDGVPRELHTFAGDVEDLLAAEGLAIGPHDLVAPAPGEPLDDGEDVVVRYGRPLRLTLDGQQRQVWTTARTVEGALRQFGIRAEGAYLSAPRTAAVPRAGLTLSVRTERSVTFMADGRERTIRTNAATVQEALDQAGITLRGQDTTSVPPTAFPRDGQTVTVLRITGTREVREERIPFETERVEDGDLFAGTMVVERAGRPGARRVTYSLRTVNGVRQKPRAVADEVVREPVTQLVRVGTRPLPSSVSGADGLNWAALARCESGGRPSATDASGTYGGLYQFDVRTWQGLGGSGRPQDAPAAEQTYRAKKLYVQRGASPWPHCGRRLTS; from the coding sequence GTGCCGGCCGACACCGGCCCCTCCTCCTGGGACACCCAGCCCGCCGTCCCCGTTGCCGTCACCGTCCCCGCCCCCGTCCCCCGCGTCGACGACCGGCCGGCCGTACGCCGCCGGCGCGCCGCGGTCCCCGCCGCCCGCCCGGACACCGCGGGCCGGGACGGCGAACGGCCCGGGCCGGCATCCGGCCCGGGAACCGGCCGCCGCCGCGCCCCCGCGCCGACGCCGACCCTCGCCGACGGGTTCGCCGCGGGCCGACGGCCCCGCGGCCGTACCGCCGTCGAGGAGCCCCCGGCCGGCACCGGCCGCCGCCGGGCCGAGGGACCGGTGCTCCTAGGCCCCACCCCGCCCGCGGCCGCCACCGGTACCTGGCGGCGGATCGTGCCGCAGGCCCTGGTCGTCGCCTTCCTCGCGGGCGGCACGACCGCCTTCGTCGCCGCCGACAAATCGGTACGCCTCACCGTGGACGGCGTCCCGCGGGAGCTGCACACCTTCGCCGGCGACGTCGAGGACCTGCTCGCCGCCGAAGGCCTCGCCATCGGCCCCCACGACCTCGTCGCCCCCGCCCCCGGCGAACCCCTCGACGACGGCGAGGACGTCGTCGTCCGCTACGGCCGCCCCCTGAGGCTGACCCTCGACGGGCAGCAGCGCCAGGTCTGGACCACCGCCCGCACCGTCGAGGGCGCCCTGCGCCAGTTCGGCATCCGCGCCGAGGGTGCCTACCTCTCCGCCCCGCGCACCGCAGCCGTACCGCGCGCCGGCCTGACCCTCAGCGTCCGTACCGAGCGCAGCGTCACCTTCATGGCCGACGGCCGTGAACGCACCATCCGCACCAACGCCGCCACCGTCCAGGAGGCCCTGGACCAGGCCGGCATCACCCTCCGGGGCCAGGACACCACCTCGGTGCCGCCCACCGCCTTCCCGCGCGACGGCCAGACCGTCACCGTGCTCCGGATCACCGGCACCCGCGAGGTCCGCGAGGAGCGCATCCCCTTCGAGACGGAGCGGGTCGAGGACGGCGACCTGTTCGCCGGGACCATGGTCGTCGAGCGCGCCGGCCGGCCCGGGGCGCGCCGGGTCACCTACAGCCTGCGCACCGTCAACGGGGTCCGCCAGAAGCCCCGCGCCGTCGCCGACGAGGTCGTGCGCGAGCCCGTCACCCAGCTGGTCCGGGTCGGCACCAGGCCGCTGCCGAGCTCCGTCTCCGGTGCGGACGGCCTCAACTGGGCCGCCCTGGCCCGCTGCGAGTCCGGCGGGCGCCCCTCCGCCACCGACGCCTCGGGGACGTACGGCGGCCTGTACCAGTTCGACGTCCGCACCTGGCAGGGCCTCGGCGGCAGCGGCCGCCCCCAGGATGCCCCGGCCGCCGAGCAGACCTACCGGGCGAAGAAGCTCTACGTGCAGCGGGGCGCGAGCCCGTGGCCGCACTGCGGCCGCAGGCTGACCTCGTAG
- a CDS encoding TatD family hydrolase gives MSPSSASKDAPPPLPEPLRVAVADSHTHLDMQSGTVEEGLAKAASVGVTTVVQVGCDVKGSRWAAETAAAHDNVHAAVALHPNEAPRIVHGDPDGWSRQGARAGGGDAALDEALAEIEALAALAHVKAVGETGLDHFRTGPEGMAAQERSFRAHIEIAKRQGKALVIHDRDAHAAVLRVLREEGAPERTVFHCYSGDADMARECAAAGYYMSFAGTVTFKNAAPLREALAVAPLELVLVETDAPYLTPAPYRGRPNAPYLIPLTVRAMAAVRGIDEDAMATALAANTARAFDY, from the coding sequence ATGAGCCCTTCCTCCGCCTCCAAGGACGCACCGCCGCCGCTGCCCGAACCCCTCCGGGTGGCGGTCGCGGACTCGCACACCCACCTGGACATGCAGTCGGGGACCGTCGAGGAGGGCCTCGCCAAGGCGGCCTCGGTCGGCGTGACCACCGTCGTCCAGGTCGGCTGCGACGTGAAGGGCTCCCGGTGGGCGGCCGAGACGGCGGCCGCCCACGACAACGTCCACGCCGCTGTGGCGCTCCACCCCAACGAAGCCCCCCGCATCGTGCACGGGGATCCCGACGGATGGTCCCGCCAGGGCGCCCGGGCCGGCGGCGGAGACGCCGCCCTGGACGAGGCGCTCGCCGAGATCGAGGCCCTGGCCGCCCTGGCCCATGTGAAGGCCGTCGGTGAAACCGGCCTGGACCACTTCCGTACCGGGCCCGAGGGCATGGCCGCGCAGGAGCGTTCCTTCCGGGCCCACATCGAGATCGCCAAGCGTCAGGGCAAGGCCCTCGTCATCCACGACCGTGACGCCCACGCCGCCGTGCTGCGCGTCCTGCGCGAGGAGGGCGCCCCGGAGCGGACCGTCTTCCACTGCTACTCCGGGGACGCCGACATGGCCCGCGAGTGCGCCGCCGCCGGCTACTACATGTCCTTCGCCGGAACCGTCACCTTCAAGAACGCCGCACCGCTGCGCGAGGCGCTGGCCGTGGCCCCGCTGGAGCTGGTGCTCGTCGAGACGGACGCGCCGTACCTGACGCCCGCGCCGTACCGCGGACGGCCGAACGCCCCGTACCTCATTCCGCTGACGGTGCGCGCGATGGCCGCCGTCCGCGGCATCGACGAGGACGCGATGGCCACTGCCCTGGCGGCCAACACCGCCCGCGCCTTCGACTACTGA
- the rsmI gene encoding 16S rRNA (cytidine(1402)-2'-O)-methyltransferase: MTTDQPRGTEPTSPAGVLVLAGTPIGDLADAPPRLAAELERADVVAAEDTRRLRRLTQGLGVHTTGRVLSYFEGNESARTPELVEALAGGARVLLVTDAGMPSVSDPGYRLVAAAVEKDIKVTAVPGPSAVLTALALSGLPVDRFCFEGFLPRKAGERLGRLREVEGERRTLVYFEAPHRLDDTLAAMAEVFGAERRAAVCRELTKTYEEVKRGGLGELAAWAAEGVRGEITVVVEGAPAAGPGDVDDEELVRRVRVREEAGERRKEAIAAVAAEAGVPKRDVFDAVVAAKNAARKAP, from the coding sequence GTGACAACTGACCAGCCCCGCGGTACCGAGCCCACCTCCCCGGCAGGCGTCCTCGTCCTTGCCGGCACCCCCATCGGCGACCTCGCCGACGCCCCGCCGCGCCTTGCGGCGGAGCTGGAGCGGGCCGACGTCGTCGCCGCCGAGGACACCCGCAGGCTGCGCCGGCTGACCCAGGGGCTCGGCGTGCACACCACCGGGCGCGTCCTGTCGTACTTCGAGGGCAACGAGTCGGCCCGCACGCCGGAACTGGTCGAGGCCCTGGCCGGCGGCGCGCGCGTCCTGCTGGTGACGGACGCCGGCATGCCGTCGGTCTCCGACCCCGGCTACCGGCTGGTCGCCGCCGCCGTGGAGAAGGACATCAAGGTCACCGCCGTCCCCGGGCCGTCCGCCGTGCTCACCGCGCTGGCGCTGTCCGGGCTGCCCGTGGACCGGTTCTGCTTCGAGGGCTTCCTGCCGCGCAAGGCCGGCGAGCGCCTCGGCCGGCTGCGCGAGGTCGAGGGCGAGCGGCGCACGCTCGTCTACTTCGAGGCCCCGCACCGGCTCGACGACACCCTGGCCGCGATGGCCGAGGTCTTCGGCGCCGAGCGGCGGGCCGCGGTCTGCCGCGAGCTGACGAAGACGTACGAGGAGGTCAAGCGCGGCGGGCTCGGCGAGCTCGCCGCCTGGGCCGCGGAGGGCGTGCGCGGGGAGATCACCGTCGTGGTGGAGGGTGCCCCGGCGGCCGGGCCCGGCGACGTGGACGACGAGGAGCTGGTGCGCCGGGTACGGGTCCGCGAGGAGGCGGGGGAGCGCCGCAAGGAGGCCATCGCGGCCGTCGCCGCCGAGGCGGGCGTACCCAAGCGCGACGTCTTCGACGCCGTCGTGGCGGCAAAGAACGCGGCACGAAAGGCGCCGTGA
- a CDS encoding phospholipid carrier-dependent glycosyltransferase: MTSTATPPPSPAGALSSATAGGAEEPSTWLRDLRRFGYARAGASPHVDVRTRLVPPYTRPSRQLWMTFGLPPEVWGTWQRIVSWAGPLLVALVAGVLRFVHLGSPKAVIFDETYYAKDAWATIKQGYEANWPKDIDKSILANPDGVALPVDPGYVVHPPVGKWVIGLGEWMFGLTPFGWRFMTAVLGTLSVLMLCRIGRRLFRSTFLGCLAGALLAVDGLHLVMSRTALLDLVLMFFVLAAFGALLIDRDRARARLADALPVDEEGRTRPDARIAGTLRLGWRPYRILAGVCLGLAAGTKWNGFVILAFFGILTVLWDAAARRTAGAGAPYAAMLRRDALPAFVSTVPVAIVTYVASWSGWILSPDNGKGGYLRDWAAKNDRDSSLSFLPEWVRSLWHYETEVYNFHVGLTSGHTYESNPWSWLVLGRPVSYFYESPEPGTDGCPATAAGKCAREVLALGTPLLWWAGCFALLYVLWRWFFRRDWRAGAIACALAAGLLPWFNYQERTIFYFYAVVFVPYLCLAVAMMIGALLGPAGSTERRRALGAIGAGVLVLLIVWNFIYFWPIYTGQTLPMDSWRGRMWLDTWV, translated from the coding sequence GTGACCAGTACCGCGACGCCGCCGCCCAGCCCCGCGGGGGCCCTGTCCTCCGCAACGGCCGGGGGCGCAGAAGAGCCGTCCACCTGGCTGCGCGACCTGCGCCGCTTCGGCTACGCGCGCGCCGGCGCGTCGCCGCACGTGGACGTCCGCACCCGCCTGGTGCCCCCGTACACCAGGCCGTCCCGGCAGCTGTGGATGACCTTCGGGCTTCCGCCCGAGGTATGGGGGACCTGGCAGCGGATCGTTTCGTGGGCCGGGCCGCTGCTGGTGGCACTGGTCGCGGGCGTGCTGCGGTTCGTGCACCTGGGCAGCCCGAAGGCGGTGATATTCGACGAGACGTACTACGCCAAGGACGCCTGGGCCACGATCAAGCAGGGCTACGAGGCGAACTGGCCCAAGGACATCGACAAGTCGATCCTCGCCAACCCGGACGGGGTCGCCCTGCCGGTGGACCCGGGCTACGTCGTGCACCCGCCCGTCGGCAAGTGGGTGATCGGGCTCGGCGAGTGGATGTTCGGCCTGACGCCGTTCGGCTGGCGGTTCATGACGGCCGTGCTCGGCACCCTGTCGGTGCTGATGCTGTGCCGGATCGGGCGGCGCCTCTTCCGCTCGACGTTCCTGGGCTGCCTGGCGGGCGCGCTGCTGGCGGTGGACGGCCTGCACCTGGTGATGAGCCGCACGGCGCTGCTGGACCTGGTGCTGATGTTCTTCGTGCTCGCCGCGTTCGGGGCGCTGCTCATCGACCGGGATCGGGCCCGGGCCCGCCTCGCGGACGCGCTGCCGGTGGACGAGGAGGGCCGGACGCGGCCCGACGCGAGGATCGCCGGGACGCTGCGGCTCGGCTGGCGCCCGTACCGGATCCTGGCCGGGGTCTGCCTGGGGCTGGCCGCGGGCACGAAGTGGAACGGCTTCGTGATCCTGGCCTTCTTCGGCATCCTCACCGTGCTGTGGGACGCCGCCGCGCGCCGCACCGCGGGCGCGGGCGCCCCGTACGCGGCGATGCTGCGCCGTGACGCGCTGCCCGCCTTCGTCTCCACGGTGCCGGTGGCGATCGTGACGTACGTGGCCTCGTGGTCGGGGTGGATCCTCAGCCCGGACAACGGCAAGGGCGGCTACCTGCGCGACTGGGCGGCCAAGAACGACCGGGACAGCTCGCTGTCGTTCCTGCCGGAATGGGTGCGCAGCCTGTGGCACTACGAGACCGAGGTCTACAACTTCCACGTCGGCCTGACCTCGGGGCACACCTACGAGTCCAACCCGTGGAGCTGGCTGGTGCTGGGCCGGCCCGTCTCGTACTTCTACGAGTCCCCCGAGCCCGGCACCGACGGCTGCCCGGCGACGGCGGCGGGCAAGTGCGCCCGCGAGGTCCTGGCCCTGGGTACGCCGCTGCTGTGGTGGGCGGGCTGCTTCGCGCTGCTGTACGTGCTGTGGCGGTGGTTCTTCCGCCGTGACTGGCGGGCGGGCGCGATCGCGTGCGCGCTGGCCGCGGGCCTGCTGCCCTGGTTCAACTACCAGGAGCGGACGATCTTCTACTTCTACGCGGTGGTCTTCGTCCCGTACCTGTGCCTGGCGGTGGCGATGATGATCGGCGCCCTGCTGGGCCCGGCGGGCTCGACGGAGCGCCGCCGGGCCCTGGGCGCGATCGGCGCGGGTGTGCTGGTCCTGCTGATCGTGTGGAACTTCATCTACTTCTGGCCGATCTACACGGGCCAGACCCTCCCCATGGACTCCTGGCGCGGCCGCATGTGGCTGGACACCTGGGTCTAG
- a CDS encoding penicillin-binding transpeptidase domain-containing protein codes for MNGAAKGAIIGGVFLAMVGGAGYGVYALVGDAGGGGGADEAAALSEGSGPVREKEAEAAAKAFLAAWAAGDERRAADLTNNAAAAQTAVGGFRTKAHVSKAVITPGKANGTTVPFKVEAEITYEGTTKPLAYDSQLTVVRGLTTGKPLVDWQPSVIHPQLQKDEQLRAGAPASPPVKAVDRNGEELTAEKYPSLRQVLDELRQTYGGKAGGRAGAEVWIEPAAKDAPRRTLLTLVEGEPSTLRTYLDAKVQAAAEQAVARFPEASVVAVQPSSGHILAVANNRKDGFNAAMRGNRAPGSTMKIVTAAMLLDRGLVAADKPAECPKTVTWGREFHNLKNFDLPPGTSFATSFARSCNTAFIKQIKPVDDDSALPKEAAEVFGIGLDWKTGIKSTDGKVPPATGASAAAAYIGQGQITMNPLNVASITATARTGVFRQPLLVSPELDGRTVATAKRRMKSSVQQQLVSMMKLTAAGGTASGAMAPVRGSDKGAKTGSAEVGGADASPDSWFTGFSGDVAAAAMVEGGGHGGEAAGPIVATVLNAR; via the coding sequence GTGAACGGGGCGGCAAAGGGAGCCATCATCGGCGGGGTGTTCCTCGCGATGGTCGGCGGTGCCGGATACGGGGTGTACGCGCTGGTCGGCGACGCGGGCGGGGGCGGCGGCGCGGACGAGGCCGCCGCCCTGTCCGAGGGCAGCGGGCCGGTCAGGGAGAAGGAGGCCGAGGCGGCCGCGAAGGCGTTCCTCGCCGCGTGGGCGGCCGGGGACGAGCGGCGGGCGGCCGACCTGACCAACAACGCCGCCGCCGCGCAGACCGCGGTCGGGGGTTTCCGGACGAAGGCGCACGTCTCCAAGGCCGTGATCACCCCCGGCAAGGCGAACGGCACGACCGTGCCCTTCAAGGTCGAGGCGGAGATCACCTACGAGGGCACGACCAAGCCCCTGGCCTACGACTCCCAGCTCACGGTGGTGCGCGGCCTGACCACCGGCAAGCCGCTGGTCGACTGGCAGCCCTCGGTGATCCACCCGCAGCTGCAGAAGGACGAGCAGCTGCGCGCCGGCGCGCCCGCGAGCCCGCCCGTCAAGGCCGTGGACCGCAACGGCGAGGAGCTGACCGCGGAGAAGTACCCCTCCCTGCGCCAGGTGCTGGACGAGCTGCGCCAGACCTACGGCGGCAAGGCGGGCGGCAGGGCCGGGGCCGAGGTGTGGATCGAGCCGGCGGCGAAGGACGCTCCCCGGCGGACCCTGCTGACTCTGGTCGAGGGCGAGCCCAGCACCCTCAGGACGTACCTCGACGCGAAGGTTCAGGCGGCGGCGGAACAGGCGGTCGCCAGGTTCCCGGAGGCGTCGGTGGTCGCCGTGCAGCCGAGCAGCGGGCACATCCTGGCCGTCGCGAACAACCGCAAGGACGGCTTCAACGCGGCGATGAGGGGCAACCGCGCCCCCGGTTCGACGATGAAGATCGTGACGGCCGCGATGCTGTTGGACCGCGGCCTGGTGGCGGCCGACAAGCCGGCGGAGTGCCCGAAGACGGTGACCTGGGGCCGGGAGTTCCACAACCTGAAGAACTTCGACCTGCCGCCCGGCACCAGCTTCGCCACCTCCTTCGCCCGGTCCTGCAACACCGCCTTCATCAAGCAGATCAAGCCCGTCGACGACGACTCGGCCCTGCCGAAGGAGGCCGCGGAGGTCTTCGGCATAGGCCTCGACTGGAAGACCGGCATCAAGTCCACCGACGGCAAGGTCCCGCCCGCGACGGGCGCGTCCGCGGCCGCCGCGTACATCGGGCAGGGCCAGATCACCATGAACCCGCTGAACGTCGCGTCGATCACCGCGACCGCCCGTACCGGCGTCTTCCGCCAGCCCCTGCTGGTCTCGCCGGAGCTCGACGGCCGGACGGTCGCGACGGCCAAGCGCCGGATGAAGTCCTCCGTGCAGCAGCAGCTCGTCTCCATGATGAAGCTGACGGCGGCCGGCGGCACCGCGAGCGGGGCCATGGCCCCCGTCCGCGGCTCCGACAAGGGCGCGAAGACCGGCTCGGCGGAGGTCGGCGGGGCCGACGCCAGCCCGGACAGCTGGTTCACCGGCTTCAGCGGCGACGTCGCCGCGGCCGCGATGGTCGAGGGCGGCGGCCACGGCGGCGAGGCGGCCGGCCCGATCGTGGCGACGGTACTGAACGCACGCTGA